Below is a window of Halobaculum lipolyticum DNA.
GTTGCTACCGTCGGTGGTCGGGCCGGGGGCTTACCGCTTGCGTGTCGACGGCGCGGCTCACGGCCCGCCGGCGCCGCGCTGGGTCGCGTACAGCGAGTAGCCGATCACGGCGAACCCGGCGGCCGTCAGCGCGTTCTCCACGACCAGCGCCGTCGACGTGTCCAGCAGGAGCGCCTGGTCGGCCACGCCCGCCAACAGCGACCCGAACGTCGCGATCCCGAAGCCGACGGCGAGGTACGTCAGCCCCGCCCAGCCCGTCTTGCGGGCCGCACGGGCGGCGGTGTAGGTGACGAATCCGCCGATGAGGAGGGTGATCGTCTTGAACACGAGGACGAGCGGGGGGACGGCCGCGCTCACAGTTCCTCGCTGATGCGCGACCAGAAGCGCGCGAGGCGCTCGTCGGCGCTCGTCGACTCGTGTGCCAACTCGAACTCGAACCCGTCGCCGGTCTCCTCGTCGAGCAACACCAACACGCCCGTCGCCGTGCGCTCGTACGTCTTCTCG
It encodes the following:
- a CDS encoding DUF7521 family protein, which encodes MSAAVPPLVLVFKTITLLIGGFVTYTAARAARKTGWAGLTYLAVGFGIATFGSLLAGVADQALLLDTSTALVVENALTAAGFAVIGYSLYATQRGAGGP